The Fusarium oxysporum Fo47 chromosome II, complete sequence genome includes a region encoding these proteins:
- a CDS encoding mitochondrial carrier domain-containing protein, translating into MADTVRDIVAGAMGGAAQVVIGQPFDIVKVRLQAYGGDALDVTRKIWSVEGPRSFYKGTLPPLLGVGACVSIQFGAFNCFSQQFDTFNKQQRSNHEGSLSLGQVYLAGGLAGVTNSVISGPIEHIRIRLQTQPHGEKKLYSGVSACVRKIWQHQGISGIYRGQAVTILREFHGYGVWFAAYEGLVQHVARMEGKKRSEIESWKFAVCGGLTGEFLWLLSHPLDVIKSKMQSDGFGHDQKYKTMREAIRQTWRRGGVSGLFEGIGPALLRAMPVSAGTFATVEIVRKMLSSGDETPEMIEI; encoded by the exons ATGGCAGACACAGTCAGAGATATTGTCGCGGGGGCGATGGGGGGCGCTGCGCAGGTTGTAATTG GGCAACCATTCG ACATCGTCAAGGTTCGACTTCAAGCATACGGTGGTGACGCATTAGATGTTACTCGAAAGATCTGGAGTGTAGAAGGACCACGATCTTTCTACAAG GGCACTTTACCGCCACTCCTCGGAGTCGGTGCCTGC GTCAGCATTCAATTTGGTGCATTTAACTGTTTCAGTCAACAGTTTGACACCTTCAACAAGCAGCAACGTTCTAACCATGAAGGCTCCTTGTCTCTCGGCCAGGTTTACCTAGCTGGTGGCTTAGCCGGTGTCACCAACAGTGTCATATCTGGCCCTATTGAGCACATCAGAATTCGACTTCAGACGCAGCCCCAtggtgagaagaagctttACTCTGGGGTATCTGCCTGCGTCAGAAAGATCTGGCAACACCAGGGCATCTCAGGCATCTACCGCGGCCAGGCCGTCACCATTCTTCGCGAATTCCACGGCTACGGAGTCTGGTTCGCAGCGTACGAGGGCCTCGTCCAGCATGTCGCAAGGATGGAGGGTAAGAAGCGAAGCGAGATTGAGAGCTGGAAGTTTGCAGTATGCGGCGGTCTTACGGGGGAGTTTCTTTGGCTCCTGAGCCATCCTCTTGATGTCATCAAAAGCAAGATGCAGAGTGACGGATTTGGTCACGATCAAAAGTACAAGACCATGCGAGAGGCTATTCGACAGACTTGGCGAAGGGGTGGTGTTTCTGGGTTATTCGAGGGTATTGGTCCTGCGCTACTGCGAGCTATGCCAGTTTCAGCGGGAACATTTGCGAC TGTCGAGATTGTTCGCAAGATGCTGTCGAGTGGAGATGAGACGCCAGAGATGATAGAAATCTAA
- a CDS encoding delta 1-pyrroline-5-carboxylate dehydrogenase-like protein: MASHMMLNVRQAIRCQAAPRQLTTRCLGTFRVPPIRNEPNPTYAKGSLERQKLQEALDSLKQRLPIRVPLKISGQTVASKATGSQPIPSAHATTLAEYATATPDQVSEAIEKAMAAKEDWANTSFENRAAVFLRAAELIAGKYRYEIMAATMLGQGKNIWQAEIDSAAESCDFYRFNVHYAAELYKQQNTMNDAGVWNKMEYRPLEGFVYAISPFNFTAIGANLTAAPAIMGNVVIWKPSDSAIYAGYVLQKVLEEAGLPDGVIQFLPGDAEKVTKAVLEHSKFGALHFTGSTDVFRDLYGKIGDGIRSGLYESYPRVIGETGGKNFHLIHTSADIRNAVVNTVRGAFEYQGQKCSATSRLYVPESIWPKFKEELVAETEKLQVGPPEDFKNFIGPVIHKRSWEKLNKVIQDAKADKDVELLAGGSTDKSKGWYIQPTIFQTRNPSHNLMKNELFGPILSVYVYPDAEYKQTMELIDRSTKFALTGAVFARDRTAIAKAEKALRQSAGNFYVNCKSSGAVVGHQPFGGGRASGTNDKATSTNLLSRFTSIRSMKEDLIGADEVEYPSNEV; encoded by the exons ATGGCTTCACACATGATGCTGAACGTCCGTCAGGCTATTCGCTGTCAGGCAGCTCCTCGACAGCTCACTACCCGCTGCCTAGGGACTTTCAGGGTCCCTCCAATTCGAAATGAACCTAAC CCCACCTACGCAAAGGGTTCCCTGGAGCGCCAAAAGTTGCAGGAAGCTCTTGATAGCCTCAAGCAGCGTCTTCCCATCAGGGTTCCGCTAAAGATCAGTGGCCAGACA GTCGCCTCCAAAGCCACTGGCTCTCAACCCATTCCCTCCGCCCATGCCACTACCCTCGCCGAATATGCTACAGCGACCCCTGACCAGGTGTCGGAAGCGATCGAGAAGGCCATGGCCGCGAAAGAGGATTGGGCCAACACTTCATTTGAGAACCGAGCGGCCGTGTTTCTCCGAGCAGCGGAGCTGATTGCTGGAAAGTACCGCTACGAGATCATGGCCGCCACTATGCTCGGGCAGGGTAAGAACATTTGGCAGGCCGAGATCGACTCAGCTGCCGAGAGTTGTGATTTCTACAG ATTCAACGTGCACTATGCCGCTGAGCTGTATAAGCAGCAGAACACAATGAACGATGCCGGAGTCTGGAA CAAGATGGAGTACCGCCCCCTCGAAGGCTTCGTTTACGCTATCAGCCCCTTCAACTTCACAGCCATTGGCGCCAACCTGACTGCTGCACCAGCCATCATGGGTAACGTCGTTATCTGGAAGCCGTCCGATAGCGCCATCTATGCTGGCTACGTACTTCAGAAGGTCCTCGAGGAAGCTGGTCTCCCAGATGGTGTCATTCAGTTCCTCCCCGGTGACGCCGAGAAGGTCACAAAGGCTGTTCTTGAGCACTCCAAGTTTGGTGCTCTTCACTTTACAGGCTCTACTGATGTCTTTCGTGATCTCTACGGCAAGATCGGTGACGGAATCCGGTCCGGTCTCTACGAGAGCTACCCTCGTGTTATTGGAGAAACTGGCGGAAAGAACTTTCACCTTATCCACACCAGCGCTGATATCCGGAATGCTGTTGTCAACACCGTCCGTGGAGCCTTCGAATACCAGGGACAAAAGTGCTCTGCTACGTCTCGCCTTTATGTTCCCGAGTCTATCTGGCCCAAGTTTAAAGAGGAGCTGGTCGCAGAGACGGAGAAGCTCCAGGTCGGACCCCCCGAGgacttcaagaacttcaTTGGCCCTGTCATCCACAAGCGGTCCTGGGAGAAGCTTAACAAGGTCATCCAGGACGCCAAGGCAGACAAGGATGTCGAGCTCCTTGCCGGCGGCTCTACTGATAAGTCCAAGGGTTGGTATATCCAGCCCACTATCTTCCAAACCAGGAATCCTTCGCACAACCTCATGAAGAATGAGCTATTTGGTCCTATCCTCTCCGTCTACGTATACCCAGATGCCGAATATAAGCAGACTATGGAGTTGATCGACAGGTCTACCAAGTTTGCCCTTACCGGCGCCGTCTTTGCCCGCGACCGAACCGCCATCGCTAAAGCCGAGAAGGCTCTTCGACAGTCGGCTGGTAACTTTTATGTTAACTGTAAGAGCAGTGGCGCCGTTGTTGGTCACCAGCCTTTCGGAGGCGGCCGGGCTTCGGGCACCAACGATAAGGCCACCAGCACTAACCTCCTATCTCGTTTCACAAGCATCAGGAGTATGAAGGAAGATTTAATTGGTGCCGACGAGGTCGAGTACCCTTCTAACGAGGTATAA
- a CDS encoding FAD-linked oxidoreductase-like protein, whose product MRPALSSFSRTQAHSRLTLLRANRISQRRHVGTSTTPTRTPPPHSLLPTGMLLRSLLIATISSNRILLTPSLAILSFFTKPHSPLFSVDKNPILNALFKSTIYRHFCAGEDVPEVKNTIDSIKDMGFKGVILTYAREVVVEASGEQEVGVGVKELKEEGIQAQEPTFDEGIEAWRQGVLETASMLEKGDFLALKFTGAGVGVMQALKDQTPLPKQMQDSLDAVCQRAIERKAGILIDAEQQFVQSAIDGIALGLMRRYNREQAIVYNTYQAYLKSTPSTLLDHLHCAKDEGFTIGVKLVRGAYMNSEPRGLIHDTKQQTDDSYNSIAEGLLQRRYKDLGPDTTSGFPKVDLFLATHNKQSALHAYQVQQQRAEAGLPLTKVQYGQLLGMADEVSCTLLQLAADPRTNLPASPEAYKCLSWGTLGDCISYLFRRAVENRDAVSRTKVEYHTLRKEVWRRLKKAITFGVAGRY is encoded by the exons ATGCGTCCAGcgctctcttctttttcacGTACTCAGGCACATTCACGGCTTACTCTTCTCCGAGCCAACAGAATCTCACAAAGACGTCATGTTGGAACATCGACAACCCCAACTCGTACGCCTCCGCCACATTCCCTCTTGCCAACGGGGATGCTGCTGAGATCATTGCTCATTGCAACGATATCCAGCAATCGGATTCTCCTTACGCCCTCCCTAGCTATACtgtccttcttcaccaaACCCCACTCGCCTCTTTTCAGTGTCGACAAGAACCCCATACTCAATGCCCTCTTCAAGTCCACCATATATCGACACTTCTGCGCTGGTGAAGACGTGCCCGAAGTTAAAAACACCATCGACAGCATCAAGGACATGGGATTCAAGGGTGTGATCTTGACATATGCTCGGGAAGTCGTCGTTGAAGCTTCCGGGGAGCAGGAAGTTGGTGTCGGAGTCAAGGAactcaaagaagaaggtaTTCAGGCGCAAGAGCCAACTTTCGATGAAGGAATTGAAGCATGGCGACAGGGCGTCTTGGAGACCGCTTCCATGCTTGAGAAAGGTGATTTCTTAGCACTCAA GTTCACTGGAGCTGGAGTTGGAGTGATGCAAGCATTAAAGGACCAGACCCCTCTTCCGAAACAGATGCAGGATTCTCTCGACGCCGTCTGTCAAAGGGCTATAGAGCGAAAGGCAGGCATACTCATCGACGCCGAACAGCAATTCGTGCAGTCTGCGATTGATGGCATTGCGCTCGGCCTCATGCGTAGATACAACCGCGAACAAGCAATCGTTTACAATACATACCAAGCCTACCTGAAGTCGACACCATCCACCCTTCTCGACCATCTTCACTGTGCCAAGGATGAGGGCTTTACTATTGGTGTCAAGCTGGTACGAGGCGCTTACATGAACTCGGAGCCCCGGGGGCTGATCCACGACACAAAGCAACAGACCGATGACTCGTACAACAGCATCGCAGAGGGCTTGCTGCAGCGTCGATACAAGGATCTCGGACCTGACACTACTAGCGGCTTTCCCAAGGTGGACCTGTTCCTCGCCACGCACAACAAGCAGAGTGCGCTGCACGCCTACCAGGTGCAGCAGCAACGCGCCGAAGCGGGATTGCCATTGACGAAGGTCCAGTATGGGCAGCTTCTCGGCATGGCAGATGAGGTCAGCTGCACGCTACTCCAGCTCGCAGCGGACCCCAGGACGAACCTCCCCGCGTCTCCGGAGGCCTACAAGTGCTTGAGTTGGGGAACTCTGGGAGACTGTATCTCATACTTGTTCCGTCGGGCGGTGGAGAACAGAGACGCCGTTTCAAGAACAAAGGTCGAGTACCATACTTTGAGAAAGGAGGTCTGGAGACGACTCAAGAAGGCAATTACGTTTGGAGTAGCCGGTAGATACTAG
- a CDS encoding O-methyltransferase-domain-containing protein: MGSVGPSTNDIIATLDAVSPSQFGGDEVERLRVRAAARRLLARVETPYERAWGFCFEHPAVFAALQTAIDLGIWKAWTKEGGGKKTIDDLVKLTGRDVEPDLLRRLFRLLAAFYVVEEAGVDTFKPTPFSYAIGDESTKVRASLEAATYQYISAGQNLPKYLAKIGYKVPTAAEDNNYAGSDPDGLNFFGRLQKSPEYYEAFTGHMEAWTSWKTPWTKIYDPSNLIEGADLSKPLVVDVGGNTGIDISHVLKARPDLPKGVLVLQDLPEIIERADVDEKITAMAHDFFKPQPVKGSRAYFMHAVLHDWPDAQAIQLLQNTKDAMTKGYSKLFVYDIVLPPTGASISQTTMDVQMMSLLSASERTKSQWEKLLRGTGLKILNFWPDPQQYEMLIEAEIA; this comes from the exons ATGGGCTCAGTTGGTCCTTCAACAAACGACATCATCGCCACCCTCGATGCTGTAAGCCCAAGTCAATTCGGCGGCGATGAAGTCGAGCGTCTCCGCGTCCGTGCAGCTGCGCGTCGTTTGCTAGCAAGAGTCGAAACTCCATATGAACGAGCATGGGGTTTTTGTTTCGAACATCCTGCTGTCTTTGCGGCTTTGCAGACTGCGATTGATTTAGGAATCTGGAAGGCTTGGACCAAGGAAGGTGGAGGGAAAAAGACGATCGATGACTTGGTTAAGTTGACTGGGAGGGATGTTGAGCCAGACTTGTTGC GACGTCTGTTCCGTCTCCTGGCTGCGTTTTATGTGGTTGAGGAGGCAGGTGTAGACACCTTCAAACCCACACCATTCTCATACGCCATTGGTGATGAAAGTACCAAGGTCCGAGCCTCCCTCGAAGCAGC AACCTACCAGTACATCTCAGCTGGCCAAAATCTCCCCAAATACCTCGCGAAAATAGGCTACAAAGTCCCCACAGCAGCAGAAGACAACAACTACGCAGGCAGCGATCCCGACGGCCTCAACTTCTTCGGTCGTCTTCAGAAGAGTCCAGAGTACTATGAAGCCTTCACAGGACACATGGAGGCGTGGACATCTTGGAAGACACCTTGGACTAAGATTTATGATCCTAGTAATTTGATTGAGGGTGCTGATCTTAGCAAACCGCTGGTTGTGGATGTTGGAGGTAATACGGGTATTGATATCTCGCATGTTCTCAAGGCCAGGCCGGATTTGCCAAAGGGCGTTTTGGTGTTGCAGGATTTACCGGAGATTATTGAGCGGGcggatgttgatgagaagattACGGCTATGGCTCATGATTTCTTCAAGCCTCAGCCAGTAAAGG GGAGTCGGGCATACTTCATGCACGCTGTTCTTCACGACTGGCCCGATGCTCAAGCAATTCAACTTCTACAGAACACCAAAGATGCTATGACAAAGGGTTACTCTAAGCTCTTCGTCTACGATATCGTGCTACCACCAACTGGAGCTAGTATCAGTCAGACTACCATGGATGTTCAGATGATGTCCCTTCTTTCAGCTTCAGAGCGAACAAAGAGTCAATGGGAGAAATTGTTGAGGGGGACTGGGCTCAAGATTCTTAACTTTTGGCCTGATCCCCAGCAGTATGAGATGCTGATCGAGGCAGAGATTGCATGA
- a CDS encoding amino acid/polyamine transporter I — protein sequence MSLLQLVRLPPPETTTTNMISLLSAVCSICIASSLGEIASIYPTAGGQYHWVAALAPASIRSTASWVTGWVSIGGQVVLTSSAAFAAGLQMQALIIVNNETYVPERWQGMLFYWLVLVYALALNIWGDRLLPYTNTVSGAIHVIGFVTIVVVLGVMAPKNSASFVFTEVTNSSGWSNDGVSWLVGLLSAVYPFLGYDAACHLAEEMPHASRNVPLAMVGSVTVNGLMGLVYVIIFLFSTGPLEKLLATPTGFPFMQIFLDATKSQAGCTVLSVIITCTAVAATVAGVTSTSRTLWAFARDKSTPFDKQLSKVDKRLQIPVYAVVVVTVLQMLLGLIYLGNTTAFNAILSMSIIGMYVSYAFPIIAMLFARKSLQTSNGFGPFKLGHIAGPAANVISLVWITVVVIFSTFPSAMPVFVMEFMRNKLDSGSQKVGEMHVFKNCVSWSDNRLV from the exons ATGTCTCTTCTACAACTAGTCCGTCTCCCTCCCCCAGAAACAACCACCACTAACATGATCAGTCTATTATCAGCAGTATGCTCAATCTGCATCGCTAGCTCTCTCGGCGAGATCGCTTCTATTTACCCTACAGCTGGAG GTCAATACCATTGGGTAGCAGCCCTTGCGCCCGCTTCGATTCGATCGACCGCGTCTTGGGTTACAGGCTGGGTTAGCATTGGCGGACAGGTTGTTCTCACATCGTCTGCTGCGTTTGCTGCTGGGCTGCAGATGCAGGCTCTTATAATTGTGAATAACGAGACGTATGTTCCTGAGCGGTGGCAAGGCATGTTGTTTTACtggcttgttcttgtctATGCTCTTGCTCTTAATATTTGGGGGGACAGACTTCTGCCGTATACTAATACCGTGTCTG GTGCCATTCATGTCATCGGCTTTGTCACAATTGTTGTCGTTCTTGGTGTTATGGCACCTAAGAACTCGGCTTCTTTTGTCTTTACAGAAGTCACCAACTCTAGTGGCTGGTCTAACGATGGCGTCTCTTGGCTCGTCGGCCTCTTGAGTGCCGTGTATCCGTTCCTCGG ATACGACGCCGCCTGTCACTTAGCAGAAGAAATGCCCCACGCCAGCCGTAATGTTCCTCTCGCTATGGTCGGTAGTGTGACCGTCAACGGTCTCATGGGTCTTGTCTACGTtatcatcttcctcttttcAACCGGCCCCCTCGAGAAACTTCTCGCAACACCCACTGGTTTCCCCTTCATGCAGATCTTCCTTGACGCCACCAAGAGTCAAGCGGGCTGCACTGTTCTCTCTGTCATCATTACCTGCACTGCTGTTGCAGCGACTGTCGCGGGTGTCACTTCTACGTCAAGAACGTTGTGGGCTTTTGCGAGAGATAAGTCAACACCGTTTGACAAGCAGCTCAGCAAGGTCGACAAGCGTCTTCAGATTCCTGTTTACGCTGTCGTGGTTGTTACTGTTCTTCAGATGCTGCTTGGTCTCATCTACCTTGGCAACACCACTGCCTTCAATGCCATTCTTTCCATGTCAATCATTGGCATGTATGTCAGCTATGCATTCCCTATCATCGCAATGCTCTTTGCAAGGAAGAGTCTTCAAACCTCCAATGGCTTCGGTCCTTTCAAGCTCGGACATATCGCTGGCCCAGCTGCCAACGTTATTAGCTTGGTATGGATTACTGTCGTTGTCATCTTTAGCACTTTCCCATCTGCTATGCCA GTCTTCGTGATGGAGTTCATGAGAAATAAGTTGGATAGTGGTAGTCAAAAAGTCGGCGAGATGCATGTTTTCAAAAACTGCGTGTCATGGTCGGACAACAGATTGGTTTGA
- a CDS encoding copper amine oxidase yields the protein MAAPHPLSALSARETNLARDIVKASHPGALLFFRQSYLFEPPKEEVLRFLELEHSGALTTSSPRPDRCAQVFYDVIGGDQKSQYYESVVDVTKRSIVAQEIISEEHQASLTTAEFDIVVESCKRSKMFQDKLKEIKLPEGFETVIEPWPYGAPDLDDGNTRYFQALVFARDARKGQDSNFYAYPMPLIPVMDAATKEIIRIDEPATGGKGDSLTDKTYATGAIDHCQSAEYVPELLPNGTRKDLKPLMVVQPQGPSFSITEGNLIQWQKWRMRVTFNPREGAVIHDIRYDGRPVLYRLSISDMTVPYADPRPPYHRKQAFDFGDGGLGHCVNNLTLGCDCLGVIKYFDGVLTDADGTAQESKNVICLHEQDNGIGWKHTDWRTGRAVVTRRRELVIQFIITLANYEYVFNYKFDQAAGIVVEARATGIVSVVNMDPGKTAPWGNIVSPGALAQNHQHVFCVRIDPSIDGNENTVVQEESLPLRMDKRTNPNGNMYEVRQTHITTSQGIDAAPFNNRVFKVQNLNKLNRVSGKPVGYKITPPATQLLLADPNSTQAKRALFAKKHFWVTKYKDHEFFAGGRYTLLSKSEVGGVSDAADRCDDVLNQDVVCWSVFGLTHNPRVEDWPVMPVEMLQLHISPSDFFTGNPALDVPSDKDVASRLTSGCCKEEGPKL from the exons ATGGCTGCACCACATCCTCTCTCTGCCCTCTCAGCGCGTGAGACTAACCTTGCACGCGACATCGTCAAGGCGTCTCACCCCGGTGCGCTGCTGTTCTTTAGACAATCGTATCTGTTTGAGCCGCCCAAGGAAGAAGTCCTCAggtttcttgagcttgagcatTCAGGTGCTCTGACTACTTCTTCGCCGAGACCTGATCGCTGCGCGCAGGTTTTCTACGATGTCATTGGTGGAGATCAGAAGTCGCAGTACTATGAGTCTGTGGTTGATGTTACGAAGCGGAGTATCGTGGCGCAGGAGATTATCAGCGAGGAGCACCAGGCCAGTCTGACTAC TGCCGAGTTTGATATTGTGGTTGAGTCTTGCAAGAGATCAAAGATGTTCCAGGATAAACTGAAGGAGATCAAGCTCCCCGAGGGTTTCGAGACAGTCATTGAGCCCTGGCCCTACGGTGCACCAGACCTAGATGATGGCAACACCCGCTACTTCCAAGCCCTCGTCTTTGCGCGTGATGCTCGCAAGGGCCAAGACTCCAACTTTTACGCTTACCCCATGCCCTTGATCCCCGTCATGGACGCAGCGACCAAGGAGATCATCCGCATTGATGAGCCCGCTACCGGCGGCAAGGGCGATAGTCTCACTGACAAGACCTACGCTACTGGGGCTATTGATCACTGCCAGTCTGCTGAGTATGTTCCAGAGCTTTTGCCCAATGGGACAAGGAAGGATTTGAAGCCCTTGATGGTTGTGCAGCCGCAGGGACCTAGTTTCTCCATCACAGAGGGGAATCTTATCCAGTGGCAGAAGTGGAGGATGAGGGTAACGTTTAATCCTCGGGAGGGTGCTGTTATTCATGATATCCGCTATGATGGACGGCCTGTTTTGTACAGATTGAGCATCAGCGACATG ACTGTTCCTTATGCTGATCCTCGTCCCCCATACCATCGCAAGCAAGCTTTTGACTTCGGTGACGGAGGTCTTGGCCACTGTGTCAACAACCTCACTCTCGGCTGCGACTGTCTCGGCGTGATCAAG TACTTTGACGGTGTCCTCACAGACGCAGACGGCACTGCGCAGGAAAGCAAGAACGTCATCTGTCTCCACGAGCAAGACAACGGCATCGGCTGGAAACACACCGACTGGCGAACTGGCCGCGCCGTCGTGACACGCCGCCGTGAGCTCGTTATCCaattcatcatcaccctCGCCAACTACGAGTACGTCTTTAACTACAAGTTCGACCAAGCAGCCGGCATCGTCGTCGAGGCCCGCGCCACAGGCATTGTGTCTGTCGTCAACATGGACCCCGGCAAGACAGCCCCCTGGGGAAACATCGTCAGCCCTGGTGCCCTCGCCCAGAACCATCAGCATGTGTTTTGCGTTCGTATTGATCCCTCAATCGACGGTAATGAAAACACTGTTGTGCAGGAGGAGAGTCTTCCGTTGAGAATGGATAAGAGAACAAACCCTAATGGAAACATGTATGAAGTGCGCCAGACGCATATCACCACCTCTCAAGGCATCGACGCAGCTCCATTCAACAACAGAGTCTTCAAGGTCCAGAACCTGAACAAACTAAACCGTGTATCGGGTAAACCAGTCGGTTACAAGATCACACCCCCCGCAACACAACTCCTCCTCGCCGACCCCAACAGCACACAAGCCAAGCGTGCCTTATTCGCCAAGAAGCACTTCTGGGTGACAAAATACAAGGACCACGAGTTCTTCGCTGGCGGGCGGTACACGCTCCTCAGCAAGAGTGAAGTCGGCGGTGTGAGCGACGCAGCTGATCGATGCGACGACGTGTTGAATCAGGACGTTGTTTGCTGGAGTGTCTTTGGACTCACGCATAACCCTCGTGTTGAGGATTGGCCTGTTATGCCGGTTGAGATGCTGCAGTTGCATATCTCGCCTTCGGATTTCTTCACGGGGAATCCGGCGCTTGATGTTCCGTCTGATAAGGATGTTGCGTCGAGATTGACTTCGGGATGCTGTAAGGAAGAGGGTCCAAAACTGTGA
- a CDS encoding aldehyde dehydrogenase family-domain-containing protein, which produces MAELTITGSGGRKITLPTGLFIDNTFTPAEANKTVTIENPTTASPIGAVSAAQTSDVDRAVLSSRKASATWKTTPPQERRRLLNKLADLIERDVQDFASIEAVDAGMLYNMSMGMSVPQAAETCRYFAGWADKLDGQSIDYESGLAYTKREPIGVCAAVVPWNTPLMITSWKLAPALAAGNTLIIKTPELAPLYGQKLGQLIVEAGFPPGVVNILCGLGTVAGQALADHSEVRKLSFTGSVGVGRTILASAAKSNLKRVTLELGGKGPSIIFSDADWENALMWSTMGITIHNGQICAAGSRIYVQEDIYDKFVAEFSKRTKDAVMGDPLLEETMKGPVISSTQKERIMGFIAKANSEGTQVLHGGSQSHDSKGHFVPNTAYINVSPSASIIREEVFGPVASIAKFKTEQEVIDLANDNVYGLAASVFTNDISKAIRVSDKVECGLVCVNSWGSVNANTPFGGIKQSGFGRENGEDALHDWTQVKTIESREGRDVVLLFAGEAIRLVTFIMDLLASYLSRLQSQRLKGLSKSFFTISHVNSMETSTTRVANCSRALCAMLDEWQIMNRLFGVLDMWKAARDLNKRVSVERSTGKPMKKLDIGIQTSQILCLTSFHVSEAIGFLSTRGILKRSAKSEEKLTFLAIRSWAAFTMIEIGRLSLDWINTMQDKDKLATKTWKAKWKSDMLQNLAWASVATHWSLRNGLIPEAFVSPLAVFATWSLVRDAWKNAA; this is translated from the exons ATGGCGGAACTCACAATCACTGGCTCAGGTGGTCGAAAGATCACAC TCCCCACCGGCCTCTTCATCGACAACACCTTCACCCCCGCAGAAGCCAACAAAACAGTCACAATCGAAAATCCCACTACAGCCTCCCCCATCGGCGCCGTCTCCGCCGCCCAGACCTCCGACGTCGACCGCGCTGTACTGTCTTCACGCAAAGCATCAGCGACTTGGAAGACTACACCTCCCCAGGAACGACGTCGTCTGTTGAATAAGCTGGCTGATCTTATTGAGCGAGATGTACAGGACTTTGCATCcattgaggctgttgatgctggcaTGCTGTATAACATGTCCATGGGGATGAGTGTCCCGCAGGCAGCGGAGACGTGTAGATATTTTGCGGGATGGGCGGATAAACTCGATGGGCAGAGTATTGACTATGAGAGTGGTCTTGCGTATACCAAGAGAGAGCCAATTGGTGTTTGTGCGGCTGTTGTTCCGTGGAATACTCCTCT CATGATCACTTCATGGAAGCTAGCTCCTGCTCTTGCAGCCGGCAacaccctcatcatcaaaacaCCCGAGCTCGCCCCTCTCTACGGCCAAAAACTCGGCCAGCTCATAGTCGAAGCCGGCTTCCCCCCTGGCGTGGTCAACATCCTCTGCGGTCTCGGCACCGTCGCAGGCCAAGCGCTCGCCGACCACAGCGAAGTCCGCAAGCTCTCCTTCACCGGCAGCGTCGGCGTCGGGCGCACCATCCTGGCCAGCGCCGCAAAGTCCAACCTCAAGCGTGTGACCCTCGAGCTCGGCGGAAAAGGCCCCAGCATTATTTTCTCCGATGCTGATTGGGAGAATGCGCTCATGTGGTCTACTATGGGAATTACTATCCATAATGGTCAGATCTGCGCGGCGGGGAGTAGGATTTATGTGCAGGAGGATATTTATGATAAGTTCGTAGCGGAGTTTTCGAAGAGGACCAAGGATGCTGTTATGGGCGATCCTTTGCTTGAGGAGACTATGAAGGGACCTGTTATTAGCTCAACGCAAAAGGAGAGGATCATGGGCTTCATCGCAAAGGCCAACTCCGAGGGAACACAAGTCCTCCACGGTGGCTCTCAATCGCACGACTCAAAGGGTCATTTCGTCCCCAACACAGCATACATCAACGTCTCACCATCAGCCAGCATCATCCGCGAAGAAGTTTTTGGCCCCGTCGCCAGcatcgccaagttcaagaccGAGCAAGAAGTCATCGATCTTGCGAACGACAACGTCTACGGTCTTGCAGCTTCAGTATTCACAAATGACATCAGCAAGGCGATTCGCGTGTCGGACAAGGTTGAGTGTGGATTAGTCTGTGTTAATTCCTGGGGAAGCGTTAATGCTAATACGCCGTTTGGTGGGATTAAGCAGAGTGGCTTTGGGAGGGAGAATGGCGAAGATGCGCTGCATGATTGGACGCAGGTCAA AACAATTGAGTCGCGAGAAGGTCGAGATGTCGTCCTTCTATTTGCTGGCGAAGCCATACGCCTGgtcaccttcatcatggacCTATTAGCATCTTACCTCTCAAGACTGCAGAGTCAAAGATTGAAAGGTCTCTCCAAATCATTCTTCACAATATCTCACGTCAACTCGATggaaacatcaacaacacgaGTCGCAAACTGTTCAAGAGCACTCTGTGCAATGCTTGATGAGTGGCAGATAATGAATCGCCTCTTCGGGGTCTTGGATATGTGGAAGGCAGCCAGAGATCTCAATAAACGAGTCTCCGTCGAGAGATCAACAGGAAAACCCATGAAAAAGCTGGATATTGGAATCCAAACTTCACAGATCCTCTGTCTGACATCATTCCACGTCTCGGAAGCGATTGGTTTCCTCTCAACAAGAGGAATTCTCAAGCGCTCAGCCAAATCAGAAGAAAAGTTGACATTTCTCGCAATTCGGTCCTGGGCGGCGTTTACTATGATTGAGATTGGTCGTTTGTCACTGGATTGGATAAACACTATGCAGGATAAGGACAAACTGGCGACAAAGACATGGAAGGCAAAATGGAAGAGCGATATGCTTCAGAATTTGGCTTGGGCTAGTGTTGCCACCCATTGGAGTCTGAGAAATGGTTTGATACCCGAGGCTTTTGTTTCGCCGCTGGCGGTGTTCGCGACGTGGAGTTTGGTCAGGGACGCTTGGAAGAATGCGGCTTAA